Part of the Ornithorhynchus anatinus isolate Pmale09 chromosome X3, mOrnAna1.pri.v4, whole genome shotgun sequence genome, CCTCCCCAGCAGAACCCAACAATCCCAATCTTCTTGGCATTGCAGTGCTTCTTCAGATACTTCAATACAGCATCTGCTTCTCTGAAACAGGTAAATATCACAAAGAATTACCATTCTATTCTAAGAACCCCTTGAAAGAAAATTTATCTGTGAAAACTATCATCATCGAGAATAGTACTAATCAGTGGGCACAAAGAGTACCCATTATATTCCATGCCCtgggtggattcattcaatagtatttattgagcactaactatgtgcagagcactgtactaagcgcttggaatgtacaattcggcaacagatggagacagtccctgcccactgtcgggctcacagtctgatcgggtgATGGCAATACTGGCAGCTGCTGGGGCTCTTTTCACTTGCTCCTGCTGATCCcttcctgctgtgggcagggaatgtgtctgtttattgtggtcctgtactctcccaagtgctcagtacagtgctctgcacaccgtaagcactcgataaatatgattgaatgaatactagaccCTCTGCTTGGGATCCAGCAACAAATGGACCCAGTGGCCCCGGTGAAATCTGCCAATTCTGCCAAATCATTGAAAACATTTACCCAGATTCTTCCAGTTCCAAAGTCTACCCCTAATGGAAGCAGCTTTAACTCTTTCAGTTATCAGAGTCCTAGCTGGTACTACAGCAATAGCTTATTATATAGTCAGCACCCCCCATGAACCTTTAGTCCCACCACTTTGGCATTAATCCATTTACACAACAATAGCCTGGGATTGTGGACTGCTGGGATCGCTATTTTGCGGACCAACAAAAGTAAAGACGCAAGAGTAACTGCTCAAATGTGTCTCAAGTGTGGGTGGAAAGAAAAGCGAGGGGTTTGGAccagtttgttttttcttttccccttttctgccCATTTGATTTTAATGTATAGACCATTTCCCAAATGACTCGGTGAGGAGGGTGACGGGGGGCAGGTCCTAGAGACACTCAAGCACAGCTGAAGCCAGCGGCCACTGCACCGCTGACTGGTCTCACCACAACTTGGTGCCGGGACAAAAACGGCTCTGAGCTACTGGGTCTGTCCACCGCCAGAGACGGGCTGGCCTTTGGGTCTGCCCCTCAGGCAGGGCCCTGCATCTTAGATCATGGTCCCATGGAGCTCGAGCCTTCTGAAGGAAATTAAAATAATAGAAATGGGATAAAAGGACATGAATCTAACATCAAATGAAAGGGATAATGCAAATCAGCGTTCTTTGTAAAGCCAACTTCGGGCTGAAGGTTAAGGAAACCCGCTCTGAGATAATCTCTTCCTGGTTGGGACCCCTGTGGAGATGACTCAAACCCAGTGCCTATTTGAAAGTTAATGGGAACTTTATTCACCAAAGAGAAATTTGACCTTTAGATTTGTTTTCTTCACCACCAGAGCTGGTCACACTTGACCAGCGAGTACATTACATATCTGAGTTCCGAGAGATTTCATACCTTGATAACATGTCAATAACAAGGTATTCAGAGGAATCCTTTTCAGCTTTGACGTAAATTGGCGGCAGTTTTTAAATGACTACATGAAAGACATGAAGGGCTAGGTCAGGGTCGGATTTGTAGAACAACTGAGTTAAATTTTAACTCTATCACGACTCTGTAAAAGCTGCATTACTTGGTGCTTATATCTTGACCAGCTTTATTTCTACTCTGCTTTTTCCCCTCCCACGAACCTTCTGCCCTGGACTGAAAAAAGGGAAAATCTGTTCTAGGTCACCCTGTCGAGAAATGCCCCAGGTTCAAGGTACTGGTTCAAGCATGGACACTagagggaaataataacaataataataataatgttggtatttgttaagcatttactatgtgctgagcactgttctaagcgctggagtagatagagggaaatcagattgtcccacgtggggctcacattttttaatccccacaggtaactgaggcacagagaagtgaagtgacttgcccaaggtcacacagcagacaagtggaggagccgggattagaacccatgacctttgactcccaagccgtgctctttcccactaagccacgctgcgggaGCATGCCTTTATTATtccaaatccaggtgcaagggggGTGcagtaaggagagggagaagaggagacgagggcGTAGTggggggcaggcctcttggaggagatgtgccttcagtaagactttgaatgtggggaggtgGTAATTTCTGCCTTGAGCACGTGGCTGGCCGGCCAGACCCACCCTGATTAGTTATAATGTACCTCCCGAAAGGGTAACTGGCTTTCCCAACTTACTTGTCAACGTTTCTGGCATTTCGGGTCTTCAGCCAGTCCTGGAAAGTGGACCAATCGTCATTTGGTTGCCAAGGCTCTTTTCCTACAAAGAAGTCTGGGCAGATGACTCTGCAATATAAAGGTAAACCCCAACTTTAGCCTCCGGATTCCTTAACCTTTTCAGTGCAGGTTTTCCCTTACGACCACAGGGTTGTGTTTCCCCCAGAGATACCTTCTGTTGGCAAAACCATAGTTGGGAATATTACTGGAGGTAACATGATCTCAGCTGAAAAGCGTGGGGGGACTATAAGCACCAGGTTCTGGGCAACGCCAATTGAGCTACAGGATATAAAGTGGAAGGTGCACCCTTCTTTTCgtagaagcaacgtgacctagtggaaggagcgtgggcctgggagtcagaggtcctcggttctaaacccggctcctccacgtacctgctgtgtaaccctgggcaaaccacttgacttctcagtgcctcagttaccccatctgtacaatggggattaagactgtaaaccccctgtgggacaggggctgtatccaacccgactaCTTTGCATCTcaggacagagcttggcacatagtaaatgcttacccagtgaagtgaagtgacttgcccaaagtcaaccagctgacaggtggcggagccgggattaaaatccaagccctctgactcctaaacctatgctgtttccactgagccacactacttttcaATGCTTCATTCTCACCTCATTATGAATTTAGGGCCCAGTACTAATCTCAAACACCCTAAAATTACTagactattactactatgaaaaatatttcattttaatggCCTAGAAAACAAAACTGAAGGAGCTCTGAACAGAAGCAACATCAAAGGTTTGATACGTACGTATATCCATTGGCGGCAATCATGTCTGCTATGTATCGGGTATTTGGCATCTGCCAGCCAAATATATCTTGAACGACAATCACGGCTTTATCTGTGCTGGATGGTGGCTTGCAGAGATAAGCCTGGATGTGCTCAACTGGCACTTCGCTCCCCATACCTCCATACTCCATCTTATGCCCAATGTCACATGGGCAAGGCTGGGCTTCATTAGCCATTGCTCAAACTTAAGTTGGGCTGTAGAGAGAAAAAATACCGTAGTTGAAGACAAACAGCTATTAAAGGCCAAGGAGTTACCAATTATTACCAAGAGTAATaacgatagtgtttgttaagggtCGAaacatcaggtcagacaaagaaacctgtcccacatggggctcacagtctgagtaccGAGAGGACATGTTTTGGatcttcgttttacagatgaggaaactgaggcacagacaagttaagcgtcttgcccaaggtcacacagcacgtaagtggcagacctgggattagaacccaggtccccccactcccaggccaatgctctttccaccagaccagttTACTTTCAAGCTTAGAGGAAACACTGTTGattctttaagctccttgaaggcagggatcgtgtctaccaactctatatactctccccagtgcttattacagtgctccgcacatgatcggtgttcataaataccactatttgattGACTTCAGCTTATACTTTTTCTTCCCATCTATTTTGTTCTTGTACTAGAATAACATCTTATCCACTATATTTATTGGAGTCATACTGTTTGCAAAGCCTTAAACTAGACTCCTGGGGACCattcaaaagaaatgaaaaagagagCTGACATAAATGGACCCAAATCCAGCAGCTGACAGATTAGTAGCTATAAATAAGCAtgggtgaataaataaataaaatcagggacAAATAAGTCAGGAAAATTCATAGATGCTGAGGTGGCTGTGGGGATATTATGACCAAGAATGAGGTGAGGATAAGCTGGGGAATGTCTTCAGGCCTGCGTAAAAGAAACCTAGGAATAAGTGCTAAGTGAAGATTTTTAAGGTGATTGATTATAAACAGATGAGCTGACATTgtcaagaaggaaaaaaaattaaggcaTTCAGAAACATTTACCCTATtcctctttttttggtatttgttaagtgcttaccacgtgtcaagcactattctaaatgctggggtagatccaacttaatcggtttggacacttttcctgtcccacatggggttcaaggtctaagtaggaataAATATTTAAgggggtatttaatcaccattttacagttgaaacggaagcacagagaagttaagtgacttgcccaaagtcacacaacgggcagaggtgggattagatctccgatcctttgactcccaagactgtgctctttccactaggccatgctgattctcttcctcATAGCTGATTTCCAAACTTTTAAATTGTTATTCTTGAGATCTActtagcgtggttcagtggaaatagcatgggcttgggagtccgaggtcatgggttcgaatcccgtatctgccacttgtcagctttgtgactgtgggcaagtcacttaacttctctgggcctcagttacctcatctgtcaaatggggattaattgtgagcctcatgtgggacaatctgattaccctgtatctcccccagcacttagaacagtcctctgcacacagtaagtgcttaacaaagaccaacattaattattaaaCAGTTTTGCACTGCCAGTTTAGTTACTTTACCTTTTACCTTTACTGTGAGCAAAGGCCCTGAAATGATTTCTCAACCGGCTTACCTCTGAACGGAAAACTGAACAAATGAAGGGTGATTTACTCTGGGACCGTGACAAACATTCACTGAGCCCCAGGACCTTCTGCCACCTCTCTCCTCACACGACTTCAGTTTTCAACCAACTGTAGTAGAAAATGTCATTCCTCTCTTACCTCCTACCCTTTCCTCATCCTCTTGGGGGAAGTGTCCTCTGCCCGAGAGCTGTTTTTctgcacctcaatcaatcaatagtatttattgaccacttattatgtgcagagcactgttctaagcccttgggagaatacaacaataagcagacacattcccagcccacaatgaggttacagtccagagagtCCAGTCCAAAGACattaataagtaaataaataaatataaattagcagacattccccgcctataacaagcttacagtttagaggggattgCTTCCTTTCCAGGGTAATACTTGGGCAGAAAGCATGAGAATCCATAGGTTGCAttttccctatttatttagttttcattttttccaagCTACCAGTACTGGTTCTGGAATCACATATTTCCAGATCACGGGCAATATACCTTATTTCTTCCTTACTATGAGCCTGCCCTGAgttagttgaattttttttttttgataaggaCATCCAGTGTTTATTTTCACTTCTAAGCTTAGAAAGATCAGGCTTTTAACTGTTTTATCTTGGTGAGGGATGATCATGGAGACTATTGCAGGTTTACACACCTCACCTTCTTTAATGGCTcgttaggagtaataataatgggtttATTTAGACACTACTATGTACAAcgtactgtgttaagtgcttgggaaagtaatccaAGGCAGTGACCATAAAAAGTACCTCAACTAATAATACCTTCATCAGTCTCTACCATGGTAAGGATGTCAGCTCTAACCTGGGAATCGAGTAAGCACAAAATGTAcatttccaattcattcattcgattcattcaatcatatttattgagcgcttactgtgtgcacagcactttcctgagagcttggaaagtacaattcacacacaatccctacccacaacgggctcacggtctagaatgggggagacacacatcaaaacaagtaaacaggcatcagtagcatcaatataaacagaattatagatattaaacaactaaaacaagtaaataagcattaatagaaatagaattatagatatgtacatatatacacaagtgctgtggggcagggagataggatagggcagagggagcgagtctgggtgatggtggggggatgaggaaaaggggggcttggtctgggaaggcctcctggaggaggtgagccttcagtagggctttgaaggggggtagggggaagaatTCTTCCTAACACTTGTGTTTCtgctcatttttaaaaagtacctGTAGAAGTATTACTGCAAAACCCCCAAATTGCAGTAATATGCACTTTACAGTATATGATTAAAAGGCTGGATTTGAGGGTTGGTGAGGATAGAATCAAATAATATAATTCACCACAGTGTCATAAAACTGGAAGGAACTTTCAGAGGTCATCCggtccaatcccctgcctccgGGAAGACGGGCAGCCCCTGGACTCTCCCATCCAGCAACTAGCCAGACATGCAAACAGCTGTTACTCCTGCTTTAAATAAAGAGTGGATCCTCGTCTAAACTACAACGCATTTTCAGCAAAAGAGCTCCTTTTGTCCCATTTTCCACAGGCCAGTGTGTGTGCACATACCTTGGTTTGTCCTGCTGCAATCTGACAAAGTAAACTGGTGATCACGTGGCTTCTCCCAGGGCCTGGAAAATTTCAgactccctccagcctccctggATAATGACATAGCAGGCAAACAGGGAACTGGCTCTTGTGGCCTTCTTACACAAGAACACGTGAAAGGGAGAGGCGGAGCTGGACCAGCTGATGTCTGAGCTGACGGATTCAGACAGAAATGGAAAGGGATGTGCTGGAATGCAAGTGAAATTCAGGTTTCTGTAGCAATAcagccaagctgctgctgctgctggccttgTTGTCTAGCTGTCTCTCCCCGAGCAGAATGTTATTTTGCCTCAGCATTCTTT contains:
- the CMBL gene encoding carboxymethylenebutenolidase homolog, translating into MANEAQPCPCDIGHKMEYGGMGSEVPVEHIQAYLCKPPSSTDKAVIVVQDIFGWQMPNTRYIADMIAANGYTVICPDFFVGKEPWQPNDDWSTFQDWLKTRNARNVDKEADAVLKYLKKHCNAKKIGIVGFCWGGVVVHHLMVKYPDFKAGVSVYGIIKDTEDVYALNNPTLFIFGEKDTVIPLEQINVLEKKLKEHCKVDYQIKIFPGQTHGFVHRKREDCKPEDRSCIEESRKNLIDWLNKYI